The Arthrobacter sp. NicSoilC5 genome has a window encoding:
- the map gene encoding type I methionyl aminopeptidase encodes MAFGQPRIEYKNNAQMRTMHEAGLVLSRALDAAVAAAVPGVTTKHLDDVFAAVLNEAGAKSNFLGYHGFPATICTSVNEEVVHGIPGSRVLQDGDIISIDGGAIVNGWHSDSARTVIVGTADPEDQRLSDVTQAAMWRGIAALAGGSHVGDIGAAIDDYVSSVPGKPLGILEDYVGHGIGSEMHMAPDVLNYRTNHRGPKIKPGLCLAIEPMLVRGGIETAVLEDDWTVVTTDGKRSCQWEHSVAVHEKGIWVLSAPDGGAEHLVPLGVTPVPIP; translated from the coding sequence ATGGCCTTCGGCCAGCCCCGCATCGAATACAAGAACAACGCCCAGATGCGCACCATGCACGAGGCCGGCCTGGTCCTCAGCCGTGCACTGGATGCCGCCGTTGCCGCCGCGGTGCCGGGGGTCACCACCAAGCACCTGGACGATGTCTTCGCCGCCGTCCTCAACGAGGCAGGCGCCAAGTCCAACTTCCTGGGCTACCACGGCTTCCCGGCGACCATCTGCACGTCCGTCAATGAGGAAGTGGTGCACGGCATTCCGGGCAGCCGCGTCCTGCAGGACGGCGACATCATCTCCATCGATGGCGGCGCGATCGTCAACGGCTGGCACTCGGATTCCGCGCGCACGGTGATCGTGGGAACAGCGGACCCCGAGGACCAGCGCCTCTCGGACGTCACCCAGGCCGCCATGTGGCGGGGGATCGCCGCTCTGGCCGGCGGTTCGCACGTTGGGGACATCGGCGCCGCCATTGACGACTACGTCTCCTCCGTCCCCGGCAAGCCGCTGGGCATCCTGGAGGACTACGTGGGCCACGGCATCGGCTCCGAGATGCACATGGCCCCGGACGTCCTGAACTACCGCACCAACCACCGCGGCCCCAAGATCAAGCCGGGCCTGTGCCTTGCCATTGAACCCATGCTGGTCCGGGGCGGCATCGAGACCGCAGTCCTGGAGGATGACTGGACCGTGGTAACCACCGACGGGAAGCGCTCCTGCCAGTGGGAGCACTCCGTGGCAGTGCACGAGAAGGGCATCTGGGTGCTGTCGGCGCCCGACGGCGGTGCGGAGCACCTGGTGCCCCTGGGCGTCACCCCGGTGCCGATTCCCTAA
- the secY gene encoding preprotein translocase subunit SecY, whose translation MLSAFGRAFRTPDLRRKLLFTLGIITIFRLGAFIPSPGVNYQNVQQCLQNGQTAGGLYQLVNLFSGGALLQVSIFALGIMPYITASIIVQLLRVVIPRFQQLYEEGASGQSKLTQYTRYLTIALGLLNATTLVSLARSGQLLPGCQLPVIPDSSIITTILIIITLTAGTGLIMWMGELVTEKGVGNGMSLLIFTSIAAQFPTSLGAIWTSQGPGTFFLVLVVGLLTVALVVFVEQSQRRIPVQYAKRMIGRRTVGGTSTYIPIKVNMAGVIPVIFASSMLYIPGLIAQFNQPRNGEPMQPWVEWINNNLTRGDHPIYMAVYFVLIVFFTYFYVAITFNPEEVSDNMKKYGGFIPGIRAGRPTADYLQYVLSRITLPGALYLGFVALIPLVALVLINANQNFPFGGTSILIMVGVGLETVKQIDAQLQQRHYEGLLR comes from the coding sequence TTGCTTAGCGCATTTGGCCGGGCCTTTCGCACGCCTGATCTGCGACGCAAGTTGTTGTTCACGCTGGGAATCATCACCATCTTCCGCTTGGGTGCTTTCATTCCCTCGCCCGGTGTGAACTACCAGAATGTCCAGCAATGCTTGCAGAACGGTCAGACCGCCGGCGGGCTGTACCAGCTCGTTAACCTCTTCAGCGGCGGCGCGTTGCTCCAGGTGTCCATCTTCGCCCTGGGCATCATGCCCTACATCACGGCCAGCATCATCGTGCAGCTGCTCCGGGTGGTCATTCCCCGGTTCCAGCAGCTTTACGAAGAGGGCGCGTCGGGACAGTCCAAGCTGACCCAGTACACCCGTTACCTCACCATCGCCCTGGGCCTGCTCAACGCCACTACGCTGGTGTCCCTGGCCCGCTCAGGGCAGCTGCTTCCCGGCTGCCAGCTGCCGGTGATCCCTGACAGCAGCATCATCACCACCATCCTGATCATCATCACGCTCACGGCAGGCACCGGCCTGATCATGTGGATGGGCGAACTCGTCACGGAGAAGGGCGTGGGCAACGGCATGTCGCTGCTCATCTTTACCTCCATCGCAGCCCAGTTCCCCACCTCCCTGGGTGCCATCTGGACCTCGCAGGGACCGGGAACCTTCTTCCTGGTCCTGGTGGTGGGTCTGCTCACCGTGGCCCTGGTGGTCTTCGTCGAGCAGTCACAGCGCCGCATCCCGGTGCAGTACGCCAAGCGGATGATCGGACGTCGCACTGTGGGCGGCACCAGTACCTACATTCCCATCAAGGTGAACATGGCCGGTGTCATCCCGGTGATCTTCGCTTCCTCCATGCTCTACATTCCCGGGCTGATCGCTCAGTTCAACCAGCCCCGGAACGGCGAGCCAATGCAACCGTGGGTTGAGTGGATCAACAACAACCTCACCCGCGGTGACCACCCGATCTACATGGCGGTTTATTTCGTCCTGATCGTGTTCTTCACCTACTTCTACGTCGCGATTACCTTCAACCCTGAAGAAGTCTCAGACAACATGAAGAAGTACGGCGGCTTCATCCCAGGTATCCGCGCCGGCAGGCCGACCGCTGATTACCTGCAGTACGTGCTCTCACGGATCACCCTGCCCGGCGCCCTCTACCTGGGCTTCGTGGCACTGATCCCGCTGGTGGCACTCGTGCTGATCAACGCAAACCAGAACTTCCCGTTCGGTGGCACCTCGATCCTGATCATGGTGGGCGTTGGGTTGGAGACCGTAAAGCAGATTGATGCGCAGCTACAACAACGTCACTACGAAGGGCTTTTGCGATGA
- a CDS encoding DNA-directed RNA polymerase subunit alpha yields the protein MLIAQRPTLSEEVVSENRSRFIIEPLEPGFGYTLGNSLRRTLLSSIPGAAVTSIRIDGVLHEFTTVPGVKEDVTEIILNIKSLSVSSEHDEPVVAYLRKQGPGVVTAADIAPPAGVEFHNPDLHIATLNSKGKFELELTIERGRGYVSAAQNKSGDAEIGRIPVDSIYSPVLKVTFRVEATRVEQRTDFDKLIVDVETKQAIAPRDAVASAGTTLVELFGLARELNTAAEGIEIGPSPTDAALAADMALPIEDLDLTVRSYNCLKREGIHTVGELVARSEADLMDIRNFGAKSIDEVKAKLVELGLSLKDSPPGFDLAARAAAIEEDDAAFGDDEL from the coding sequence GTGCTCATTGCACAGCGCCCCACCCTCTCCGAAGAGGTAGTCTCCGAAAACCGTTCGCGTTTCATCATTGAACCGCTGGAACCGGGCTTCGGCTACACCCTCGGAAACTCCCTCCGCCGTACCCTGCTCTCCTCCATCCCCGGTGCTGCCGTAACCAGCATCCGGATCGATGGTGTGCTGCACGAGTTCACCACGGTTCCGGGTGTCAAGGAAGATGTCACCGAGATCATCCTTAACATCAAGAGCCTGTCGGTTTCCTCCGAGCACGACGAGCCCGTCGTGGCTTACCTGCGCAAGCAGGGCCCCGGAGTCGTCACCGCCGCGGACATCGCTCCGCCGGCCGGCGTCGAATTCCACAACCCGGATCTGCACATTGCCACGCTGAACTCGAAGGGCAAGTTCGAACTCGAACTGACCATCGAGCGCGGCCGCGGCTACGTTTCGGCAGCTCAGAACAAGTCCGGCGACGCAGAGATCGGCCGTATCCCGGTTGACTCCATCTACTCGCCGGTGCTGAAGGTTACTTTCCGCGTGGAAGCAACCCGTGTTGAGCAGCGCACCGACTTCGACAAGCTGATTGTCGACGTCGAGACCAAGCAGGCCATCGCCCCGCGCGATGCCGTTGCTTCCGCAGGCACCACCCTGGTGGAACTGTTCGGTCTGGCCCGTGAGCTGAACACCGCAGCTGAAGGTATCGAGATCGGCCCGTCGCCCACCGACGCTGCCCTGGCAGCCGACATGGCACTGCCGATCGAGGATCTGGACCTCACCGTCCGTTCCTACAACTGCCTCAAGCGTGAGGGCATCCACACCGTGGGTGAACTCGTTGCCCGCTCCGAGGCTGACCTGATGGACATCCGCAACTTCGGTGCAAAGTCCATTGACGAGGTCAAGGCAAAGCTGGTTGAACTGGGCCTGTCCCTCAAGGACTCGCCTCCCGGTTTTGACCTCGCAGCACGCGCCGCAGCAATCGAAGAGGACGACGCCGCTTTCGGCGACGACGAACTCTAA
- a CDS encoding sugar ABC transporter permease has translation MTRQLAQHPATQPKRPPGRSAKVPRRRWTARTRRDFFVFLAMALPNLVLIAVFTYRPLFSNMYYSTLDWTLGSPTASVVGFANYVTFFTSNDAPKVLGTTAVFTLVTVGGSMILGLLVALALNAKVRGTTFARSAVFAPYVLSGVGVGLVWLFIFDPGYGVLAWLLRGIGQQSPQWINDPQLSLVMVILVYVWKNLGYCAVVYLAGLQSLPQEVMEAASLDGANGFRRFVSISLPLLSPTTFFLLITTMLSSLQAFDLIRIMTPLGTGTSTLIYEAYLQAFGAYNRAGYSAAISVVLFAILLVITVLQLRFVERKVHYS, from the coding sequence ATGACCCGTCAACTCGCCCAGCACCCCGCCACCCAACCCAAGAGGCCCCCGGGGCGTTCGGCAAAAGTTCCACGACGGCGGTGGACCGCAAGGACCCGCCGCGACTTCTTTGTTTTCCTTGCCATGGCGCTGCCCAACCTGGTGCTGATCGCCGTCTTCACCTACCGGCCGCTGTTCAGCAACATGTACTACTCCACGCTGGACTGGACCCTCGGTTCCCCCACCGCCAGCGTGGTGGGCTTCGCCAACTACGTCACCTTCTTCACCAGCAACGATGCCCCGAAAGTCCTGGGCACCACCGCAGTGTTCACGCTGGTGACGGTGGGCGGCTCCATGATCCTGGGCCTGCTGGTTGCGCTGGCCTTGAACGCGAAGGTCCGCGGCACCACGTTCGCGCGCTCCGCCGTCTTTGCCCCCTACGTCCTCTCCGGCGTCGGCGTGGGCCTGGTGTGGCTGTTCATTTTTGATCCGGGCTACGGCGTCCTGGCCTGGCTGCTCCGGGGCATCGGGCAGCAGAGCCCGCAGTGGATCAACGATCCCCAGCTGTCGCTGGTCATGGTGATCCTGGTTTACGTGTGGAAGAACCTGGGCTACTGCGCGGTGGTGTACCTCGCCGGGCTCCAGTCGCTTCCGCAGGAGGTCATGGAGGCGGCGTCCCTCGACGGTGCCAACGGGTTCCGCCGCTTCGTCAGCATCTCGCTGCCGCTGCTGTCCCCCACCACGTTCTTCCTCCTGATCACCACCATGCTCAGCTCGCTGCAGGCCTTCGACCTCATCCGGATCATGACACCCCTGGGCACCGGCACCAGCACCCTGATCTACGAGGCCTACCTCCAGGCCTTCGGGGCCTACAACAGGGCCGGCTACTCAGCGGCCATCTCGGTGGTCCTGTTTGCCATCCTCCTGGTGATCACCGTGCTCCAGCTGCGGTTCGTGGAACGAAAGGTTCATTACTCGTGA
- the rpsM gene encoding 30S ribosomal protein S13 produces MARLAGVDIPREKRLEIALTYIYGVGKTRAHETLAATGISADVRVKDLTDAQLVELRDYIEGNYKVEGDLRREVAADIRRKVEIGSYEGLRHRKGLPVRGQRTKTNARTRKGPKRTVAGKKKAR; encoded by the coding sequence ATGGCTCGTCTCGCTGGCGTAGACATTCCCCGCGAAAAGCGGCTGGAAATTGCGCTTACTTACATCTACGGCGTGGGCAAGACCCGTGCACACGAAACCCTGGCTGCCACTGGCATCAGCGCTGACGTCCGCGTCAAGGACCTGACTGACGCCCAGCTGGTTGAGCTGCGTGACTACATTGAAGGCAACTACAAGGTTGAGGGTGACCTTCGCCGCGAAGTAGCAGCAGATATCCGCCGCAAGGTTGAAATCGGCAGCTACGAAGGCCTGCGCCACCGCAAGGGCCTGCCCGTACGCGGTCAGCGTACGAAGACCAACGCACGTACCCGCAAGGGCCCGAAGCGTACCGTCGCCGGCAAGAAGAAGGCCCGTTAA
- the rpsK gene encoding 30S ribosomal protein S11 produces MPPKTRGAVRKPRKKDKKNIALGQAHIKSTFNNTIVSITDPTGAVISWASSGEVGFKGSRKSTPFAAQMAAEAAAKRAQEHGMRKVDVFVKGPGSGRETAIRSLQAAGLEVGSIQDVTPAAHNGCRPPKRRRV; encoded by the coding sequence ATGCCCCCGAAGACTCGTGGCGCGGTTCGCAAGCCGCGTAAGAAGGACAAGAAGAATATCGCGCTTGGCCAGGCGCACATCAAGAGCACCTTTAACAACACCATCGTTTCCATCACGGATCCGACCGGCGCTGTCATTTCCTGGGCTTCCTCCGGTGAGGTTGGCTTCAAGGGCTCGCGCAAGTCCACCCCGTTCGCTGCGCAGATGGCTGCCGAAGCCGCTGCCAAGCGTGCGCAGGAGCACGGCATGCGCAAGGTAGACGTTTTCGTCAAGGGACCGGGTTCCGGACGCGAAACCGCCATCCGTTCGCTGCAGGCCGCAGGCCTCGAGGTTGGCTCCATCCAGGACGTCACCCCCGCAGCGCACAACGGCTGCCGCCCGCCGAAGCGCCGCCGCGTCTAA
- a CDS encoding adenylate kinase — translation MLIIGPPGSGKGTQAERISERLGVVAISTGDIFRANVKGETPLGVEAKKYMDNGDFVPDSVTNKMVRDRLNESDVENGFLLDGYPRTTAQVDYLDEILADGDEKLDVVLQLTADDEELVHRLLGRAKETGRSDDNEAVIRHRLDLYHEQTEAVVAKYADRGILTKVDGIGPIDEVTNRVMQAIKAAQAA, via the coding sequence ATGCTGATTATTGGACCTCCCGGTTCCGGAAAAGGAACGCAGGCGGAGCGGATTTCGGAACGCCTTGGCGTTGTGGCCATCTCCACCGGCGACATCTTCCGTGCCAACGTGAAGGGCGAAACCCCGCTCGGCGTCGAGGCCAAGAAGTACATGGACAACGGTGACTTCGTCCCGGACAGCGTGACCAACAAGATGGTCCGTGACCGCCTGAACGAGTCCGATGTCGAGAACGGCTTCCTGCTGGACGGCTACCCGCGCACCACCGCGCAGGTGGACTACCTGGACGAGATCCTCGCCGACGGCGACGAGAAGCTCGACGTGGTCCTGCAGCTGACTGCCGACGACGAGGAGCTGGTACACCGCCTTCTGGGCCGGGCCAAGGAAACGGGCCGGAGCGACGACAACGAAGCCGTCATCCGCCACCGCCTGGACCTCTACCACGAGCAGACCGAAGCTGTGGTGGCGAAGTACGCCGACCGCGGCATCCTCACCAAGGTTGACGGAATCGGTCCGATCGACGAAGTTACCAACCGCGTGATGCAGGCCATCAAGGCCGCACAGGCCGCCTGA
- a CDS encoding ABC transporter substrate-binding protein yields the protein MTLHLDRRHFLGLAGLTASAAALAACGGPSTSGGGQATSQAADIDFSGVKPAAKIDFWSSHPGQSQDVEKSLIEKFQAKNPGIAVNLVTAGANYEEIAQKFQTAQAAKSGLPGVVVLSDVWWFRYYTNGSIIPVDSLTKQLNMKMDDFQQSLVNDYKYDGKQWALPYGRSTPLFYYNKDHFAAAGIPDRAPKTWQEFGEWAPKLKASSGAQYAYIYPALAGYAGWTLQNMLWGWGGGWSKEWDITCDSAESVAALQWAQDSIYKDKWAGVSSKEAADDFSAGLTSATIASTGSLLGILKSAKFNVGVGFLPGGPKATSNVCPTGGAGLGIPSGISKEEQLAAGMFLDFVTQPESTAEFSAATGYMPTRKSADMKAVLAKTPQIQTAVDQLAVTKVQDNARVFLPGADQEMAKAAAKILTQQGDVKSTMTDLKTTLQGIYDRDVKPKLKS from the coding sequence ATGACACTTCACCTGGACCGGAGGCACTTCCTGGGCCTGGCAGGGCTCACCGCCTCTGCCGCAGCCCTGGCCGCATGCGGCGGACCTTCTACAAGCGGCGGTGGACAGGCGACGTCCCAGGCGGCCGATATCGACTTCAGCGGCGTGAAGCCCGCTGCCAAGATCGACTTCTGGTCCAGCCACCCCGGACAGTCCCAGGATGTGGAAAAGAGCCTGATCGAGAAGTTCCAGGCCAAGAACCCGGGCATCGCCGTCAACCTGGTCACCGCCGGCGCCAACTACGAGGAAATCGCCCAGAAGTTCCAGACCGCACAGGCAGCCAAGTCCGGCCTCCCGGGTGTCGTTGTCCTTTCCGACGTGTGGTGGTTCCGGTACTACACCAACGGCAGCATCATTCCGGTGGACAGCCTGACCAAGCAGCTGAACATGAAGATGGACGACTTCCAGCAGTCACTGGTCAATGACTACAAATACGACGGCAAGCAGTGGGCCCTGCCCTACGGCCGGTCAACGCCGCTGTTCTACTACAACAAGGACCACTTCGCGGCAGCCGGAATCCCGGACCGGGCTCCCAAGACCTGGCAGGAATTCGGCGAGTGGGCACCCAAGCTGAAGGCAAGCTCCGGCGCCCAGTACGCCTACATCTATCCGGCTCTGGCCGGCTATGCGGGCTGGACCCTGCAGAACATGCTCTGGGGCTGGGGCGGTGGCTGGTCCAAGGAATGGGACATCACCTGCGACTCCGCCGAATCCGTCGCCGCGCTGCAGTGGGCCCAGGACTCGATCTACAAGGACAAGTGGGCGGGTGTCTCGTCCAAGGAAGCGGCCGACGATTTCTCCGCAGGCCTGACCTCGGCCACCATCGCCTCCACGGGCTCGCTGCTGGGCATCCTGAAGTCGGCCAAGTTCAACGTGGGTGTTGGCTTCCTGCCCGGCGGCCCCAAGGCGACCTCCAACGTCTGCCCCACGGGTGGTGCAGGCCTGGGCATCCCCAGCGGCATTTCCAAGGAGGAACAGCTGGCCGCCGGGATGTTCCTGGACTTCGTCACCCAACCGGAGAGCACCGCGGAGTTCTCCGCCGCCACCGGCTACATGCCCACCCGCAAGTCGGCCGACATGAAGGCGGTCCTGGCCAAGACGCCGCAGATCCAGACCGCAGTGGACCAGCTCGCGGTGACCAAGGTCCAGGACAACGCCCGCGTGTTCCTGCCGGGTGCTGACCAGGAGATGGCAAAGGCCGCTGCGAAGATCCTCACCCAGCAAGGCGACGTCAAGTCCACCATGACGGACCTGAAGACCACCCTGCAGGGTATCTACGACCGGGACGTGAAGCCGAAGCTGAAGTCCTAG
- the rplO gene encoding 50S ribosomal protein L15 produces the protein MAENTADKAQAAEKQNALKVHHLRPAPGAKTAKTRVGRGEASKGKTAGRGTKGTAARYQVKAGFAGGQLPLHMRLPKLRGFKNPFRVEFQVVNLDKLNELFPEGGAVTVENLVEKGAVRKNQPVKVLGTGDITVKVDVTAHAFSASAAEKIAAAGGSTTAL, from the coding sequence ATGGCAGAGAACACTGCTGATAAGGCGCAGGCTGCTGAGAAGCAGAACGCCCTGAAGGTTCACCACCTGCGTCCCGCACCGGGTGCCAAGACCGCCAAGACCCGTGTTGGTCGTGGTGAGGCATCCAAGGGTAAGACCGCCGGCCGTGGTACCAAGGGTACGGCTGCCCGCTACCAGGTGAAGGCTGGCTTTGCCGGCGGCCAGCTGCCGCTGCACATGCGCCTGCCCAAGCTGCGTGGCTTCAAGAACCCGTTCCGGGTCGAGTTCCAGGTGGTAAACCTGGACAAGCTCAACGAGCTGTTCCCGGAAGGTGGCGCAGTCACCGTGGAGAACCTGGTCGAAAAGGGTGCCGTTCGCAAGAACCAGCCCGTCAAGGTGCTGGGCACCGGCGACATCACCGTCAAGGTTGACGTCACCGCCCACGCATTCTCGGCCAGCGCCGCCGAAAAGATTGCTGCAGCAGGCGGAAGCACCACCGCCCTGTAA
- a CDS encoding P1 family peptidase, producing MGTITDVPGIRVGHVQKDTDGWLTGVTVVLPPPGTVGSVDVQGGGPATHETDALDPTTLVGTVDALVLTGGSAYGLASAAGAQRWCEENGRGFAVPGGVVPIVPAAAIFDLGRGGNFAARPTPDMGYAATAAAAAQKEGHDTGRGNVGAGTGALIGRGQYKGGVGTASATLGNGVVVGALAIVNALGLPFEPAVQFSVETTEPPPLNTTLVVVATNAVLDVAECKRTASASHAGIARALNPSHTLADGDTVFCLATGAVALDRSDDAARQVSLITLQSAAADVVRLAILDGVAAAGAVSTPAGEYGAYRTA from the coding sequence ATGGGAACCATTACCGATGTCCCGGGCATCCGCGTGGGCCACGTCCAGAAGGACACGGACGGCTGGCTGACGGGCGTTACGGTTGTGCTGCCGCCGCCGGGCACGGTGGGCTCGGTGGATGTCCAGGGCGGCGGCCCGGCGACGCACGAAACGGACGCCCTTGACCCCACCACCCTGGTCGGCACCGTGGACGCCCTGGTCCTCACGGGCGGCAGCGCCTATGGGCTGGCGTCCGCTGCGGGCGCGCAGCGCTGGTGCGAGGAAAACGGCCGCGGCTTTGCCGTTCCCGGGGGAGTGGTGCCCATAGTCCCCGCCGCGGCCATCTTCGACCTCGGCAGGGGCGGGAACTTCGCCGCACGGCCGACGCCGGACATGGGCTACGCGGCAACGGCCGCCGCGGCAGCACAAAAGGAGGGCCACGACACCGGACGGGGCAACGTGGGTGCCGGCACCGGGGCACTGATCGGCCGGGGGCAATATAAAGGGGGAGTTGGCACAGCGTCGGCCACGCTCGGGAACGGGGTTGTGGTCGGAGCCCTGGCCATAGTCAACGCACTCGGACTCCCGTTTGAACCAGCGGTGCAGTTCTCCGTGGAGACCACTGAACCGCCGCCCCTTAACACCACTCTTGTCGTTGTGGCCACCAATGCCGTTCTTGATGTGGCCGAATGTAAAAGGACTGCCTCTGCTTCCCATGCCGGGATTGCCCGGGCGCTGAACCCGAGCCATACCCTGGCCGACGGGGACACAGTCTTCTGCCTGGCAACCGGTGCTGTGGCACTCGACCGCTCCGACGACGCTGCCCGCCAGGTCAGTCTCATCACGCTCCAAAGCGCGGCAGCCGACGTCGTCCGTTTGGCCATCCTGGACGGCGTGGCCGCGGCTGGTGCCGTGAGCACTCCGGCCGGCGAATATGGTGCGTACCGCACCGCGTAG
- the rpmJ gene encoding 50S ribosomal protein L36: protein MKVKPSVKQICEKCKVIRRNGRVMVICENPRHKQRQG from the coding sequence ATGAAGGTCAAGCCGAGCGTCAAGCAGATCTGCGAAAAGTGCAAAGTGATCCGCCGTAATGGCCGGGTCATGGTGATCTGCGAGAACCCGCGCCACAAGCAGCGCCAGGGCTAA
- the infA gene encoding translation initiation factor IF-1, which translates to MAKKDGVIEIEGVVTEALPNAMFRVELTNKHIVLAHISGKMRQHYIRILPEDRVVVELSPYDLTRGRIVYRYK; encoded by the coding sequence ATGGCCAAGAAGGACGGGGTCATTGAGATCGAAGGCGTTGTGACCGAGGCGCTGCCTAACGCGATGTTTCGCGTTGAGCTCACCAACAAGCACATCGTTCTGGCACACATCTCTGGAAAGATGCGTCAGCACTACATCCGAATCCTCCCTGAGGACCGCGTAGTGGTGGAGCTGAGCCCGTACGACCTCACCCGTGGTCGTATCGTCTACCGCTACAAGTAA
- a CDS encoding carbohydrate ABC transporter permease, producing the protein MAAPDPGLRRDRPFSRRNLVQTVVGGYLPLLIATLVVFLPLLWMVLSSFKQSGEIVTTDLKILPESLNLENYRTAMTTVPFGQFFLNSTIVTLSGATIKVLLAILTAYALVFVRFPFRNFIFLLILVALMVPPQVSILPNFILIAGIGGKNTLWGIILPGLGTAFGTFLLRQHFRTLPASILESAEMDGAGHWRRLWQIVVPVSVPSIATVALVTIVTEWNDYIWPLIITDRPETMTLPVGLTLLQNNESNAAGWGVLMAGAVLVIVPILIIFAALQRYIVAGLTQGSVTG; encoded by the coding sequence ATCGCCGCACCGGATCCCGGCCTTCGCCGCGACCGGCCGTTCTCCCGGCGGAACCTTGTCCAGACCGTGGTGGGCGGCTACCTGCCGCTGCTGATCGCCACGCTGGTGGTGTTCCTGCCCCTCCTGTGGATGGTGCTCAGCTCCTTCAAGCAATCGGGCGAAATCGTCACCACCGACCTGAAGATCCTTCCGGAAAGCCTGAACCTGGAGAACTACCGGACCGCCATGACTACGGTCCCCTTCGGGCAGTTCTTCCTGAACAGCACCATCGTCACCCTGTCAGGGGCAACCATCAAGGTGCTCCTGGCCATCCTGACGGCGTACGCCCTGGTCTTTGTCCGCTTCCCGTTCCGGAACTTCATCTTCCTGCTGATCCTGGTGGCCCTCATGGTGCCGCCGCAGGTATCCATCCTGCCCAACTTCATCCTGATCGCTGGGATCGGCGGGAAGAACACCCTGTGGGGCATCATCCTGCCCGGCCTTGGCACCGCGTTCGGCACGTTCCTGCTGCGGCAGCACTTCCGTACCCTGCCCGCCTCCATTCTCGAATCTGCAGAGATGGACGGTGCCGGCCACTGGCGCCGGCTGTGGCAGATCGTGGTCCCCGTCTCCGTGCCTTCCATTGCCACGGTGGCCCTGGTGACCATCGTGACCGAATGGAACGACTACATCTGGCCGCTGATCATCACGGACCGGCCGGAAACCATGACCTTGCCGGTCGGCCTCACCCTCCTGCAGAACAACGAGAGCAACGCCGCCGGCTGGGGTGTCCTCATGGCCGGGGCAGTCCTGGTCATCGTCCCCATCCTGATCATCTTCGCGGCCCTGCAGCGCTACATCGTGGCGGGCCTCACCCAAGGCAGCGTGACCGGCTAA